The Halotia branconii CENA392 region TGAGCGTTGGGTGAGATTGTCGTGCGCCAAAACTTAGGAGATTGTAAAATGACAGCAACCATTACAAAACCCGCTAAAAAATCTACCAAGGAGAAACCACAGTCTCCATACAAGCGACTTCATGTGATCATCCCCATTGAAGATATGCTTTGGGCTTCCCAACAAAAACCGTCTGTAAACCAATTGTGGCAGGAGTGCTGGACATCTGACCCTTATGGTTCGAGGTGGATGCCCTTGTCTACGGCTTTGGGTTACAGCAGTTTTATCTGTGCAAAGAAAATTCTCTCTGAAAGTGGGCTGTTCATTTTTAAGCCGGACAAGTCAATACAGGATGGGCGTGAAACAGTTGGCTGGATGGTGCGGAATTTGCATGGCAGTCGTATGAAAGAGTTTTGGGAGAAGGTCAATACTGAAACCCAAGAAGCAAATTCTACAAAACAAGAATCAAATGCTGAGAATACAGAGGTAAATGCTGGCTCTGAAGAAATGCGTTGTAATTATACAGCGTCTATTTCAGATAAAACGCAGTCAGAGCAACGGTTTCAAAAACCCTCACGAACTGTTCAGGAACACCTCACAAACTCTTCAGTAGAGTTTGTGAGGTGTGTTTCCACGCAAGACAAAAATTTGGGTGAAGATGCGACGGCTGACGCGCCTTTTAGGGGCGCGTCGCCTCAAACCCTCAAAAGCGTGGAAGAAGAGAAAGAAGAGTTACCTGCGGTAACGGACTGCACGACGCTGACGCTTGTAGAAGCTGTGCCGAGTCAATCCGTTTCGTTGTTGGTAAAAAACGAGGATTTGGGTAAGGATGCGATCTCCCCTCATGAAGACACATTTTCCGCCGCCCCGGCCGATTCAAATTTAGAAAACCTTAATCAGCCCCAAGACCAAGCTCAACCAAGCCTGTCTGCTTCGTTGGCGACAAAGAATGAAGATTTAAGTAGTGATGCGATCGCTCCTCATGAAGACAATTTTTCCGCCGCGCCCGTTGCTGTAAATTTAGAAAACCTCAATCAGCCCCAGAACCAAGCTCAACCGAACCTGTCTGCTTCGTTGGTGGTGAAGAACCAGAATTTGGTTGATGAACCAGGAACCCATCATGAGGACACGGTTTCCGCCGCCCCTGCCGTTCCAGAAAACAGCCATTCCGCCCCGTCCAGCCAGGAACCAAAAGCCCATCCTGAAGGCGTTTGTGCTGTAGCGGCTGACTCCGCTCCTGAAAAATGGTCTTATGAGGCTGTTGTTGAGAGATCGAGAGTGCGGCCCTGGCGTATGGAGAAGCTCAAGATGGCGGAACAATGGCGCGAAAATCCTGGGGATGATTTCTTGATGGAGTGCTGGAGTGATGATCCGGCTTTGCGGATTGTGATCAAGAAATTGGTGATCAAGTGTCCGCATTGGGGACTGGTAGCGGCGGATGGGGTGCTGTTGAAGTGGGAGGGGTAGCGAGTGCTATCGATTAGTGGCATATTTCAGCAACCGTTCCCACTCCCAACGCCACGCAGTATCTACCGTGATTTCTTTGCCGTTAGTGAACTTGATAAATTCTGTGCCATTGTCATAAAAAACATCAGCAACAAGGCGATTACGTAAATCATACCCCCATGTTTTGGCGGCAGCATTCCACCACCTCTGCCCTGGTGATTCTAGTATGGGTAACTCAAGGTACTCATCTTTCCAAGCCATTGGCTTCCATTGCTCTCGTAAAGCCCGAATTAATATTTGGCTGGGGAATACTTCTTTGTTATTTTCACGTAGCCACAGTATGTAACTAATCGTACTTTTAAGCGCATTCTCTAAATCATAAGTGCAAGCTTCTAGAATCATTTGCACGTCTTCGAGTGAAAAGTTAACGCCGAGGCTAACTAACGCTCGTTCGTACTGCTTGAATATCTCGTATTCAACGGAGTCTTTTTCCCAGAACATGAAACTACCTCAAAACATGAAATAGTGGTTAGTTTCTTTTTATATACTACGAGTGTAGTATATATAGTATTAAATACAAGCTAAGAGTTTCCAAAGTCTGAAAAATTTTTATGAGTTACGATTTTTCGGTGCGAAGTTGTGATTTAAACAAGCTCAACTCCATGACCAAATACCCTAGTATTCCAACGTATCATGCGTTAGGTGATAAAGGGAGATTGCTTGATGAGTTCGTCAGGTTCAATGGAGAGATTACCTTAACTGAGAAAGTAGACGGGACTAACTCTCGCATTATTATGTTGCCAGATGGCAACTACATTTTAGGCAGTAGGGAAGAATTGCTGTTTGCCAAAGGCGATCTCATTGGGAATCCAGCACTAGGAATTGTAAATGCTCTTAGGAGTGTTGCAGATTTACTACCGCAGTCAGAGCATAATATTATTGTTGTTTATCTTGAACTGTATGGTGGCAAAGTCACGGCTGCCAGTAAGCAATATACAGCAAAGCAAAATGTCAGTTGGCGGCTATTTGATGTTGCGGTGATTACAGATATTGTCACGCTGTTTACTAAGTCTGTACAACAATTAGCAGCATGGCGAGACAATGGTGGGCAGACATTTTTAGATGAAGACCAACTAAAGAAAGCATCTATTGAATTTGGATTTGAACTAACACCGCGACTTGCAACTGTTGAAGCACTGCCCATAAGTATTGAGGAAACTTATGAGTTTCTTCAGCAGATGTTACCAACAACAAAAGTAGCTCTAGATGAAGGTGCTGGTGGTCGAGCCGAGGGTATTGTTGCCCGAACTTACGAGCGCAGTGCGATCGCCAAGATTCGTTTTGAGGATTATGAACGTCACACTAAACGTCGTCAGTGATTGAGCCAGCTTGGATTGTTTGAAAACTTAATGAGTTAATTCTTATTACAGCAACTACGGGAAATACCTTGTACTCCGCAATTTCGGCTTAATGCAGAGATTCAGCGTACAGTCAAGCGGTACTGGCAGAATGTACCAGGGGCGATCGCTTATCTCAAAGAGGCGTTACGGACTTGGAAAGGGATCAAGTCGCCGGAGGCTGTGTTTGTGGCTGCTTGCAAGGAGGGACGGAAGCCGGAGTCCGCGCAGGTTCAATCTGCTGTGAAGGATTGGTTTGATTGGGCGAGGCGGCAGAGGATTGTAATTGCGATGTCAGGGGAGGTTGTGTACACGCCGGATGGGGAGGCGGTGGCAGTTGCGGAAATGATGCGGTGGTTTCCGATGCGGGAGTGAATAGCACAAGCTATTGATTAGTCGCATATTTCAGAACTCGTTTCCACTTCCAAGAACTTGATAAATTCTGTGCCTTCATCATAAAAAACATCAGCAACAAAGCGGTTACGTAAATCGTAAGTCCACCTAGAGGCGGCTGCATTCCACCACTGTTGCCCAGTTTCGGAGAAATAGGAGTTTGGACATCAACTAATCCTCGTAAATTGGCGAAGGTACTGTCTTACAAAGTTGATAAAAGTTGATAAAAGTTGATATCTTTTCTAACTTAATGTTACTAATTAACCAATAACGTATAAATAGTAACTTAGATATTCATCATATCTCTACGTAAATTTAAAATCAATTCTCAAGCGTAAAACTTTGATGTAGCTTAGTTTTTAATGAAAAATTTAGTGCATTTTTATAAATAATTAGGATTATTGTACTGATAATTTATCTAATATTTATTTTTGATTAATTATATTCTACGTAATATTTTCAATGCTATTTCGATAATTAATAGTTTCAATAAATGAAGTAGTGTTTTAAGCAAAAAGAAATGCAACTACTCTCAGTATCAGAGAATAAAAATTTGGAAACTACAACTTTAGAACGAAAAGAAGCAAACATAGCACCATCATTTTCTGCTCAACAACGTTTACAAATGATTGGTTCAATAACTCATTTAATGATGAGTTCTCAACTTCATCAAAAATATAAAATTGTAGACATCGTAGAGCGATTTGTCCCAGCTTTAATTCACAATCAATTTCGCTATTACGAAATTAATGGTAATCCCATTGGATTTGTAAATTGGGCATGGTTAAGCGATGAAGTTGAACAAAAGTTCATCACAGGAAAATATGTTTTACATCTTGATGAGTGGCTTGGTGGAAACAACTTATGGTTTCCCGAATTTGTTGCTCCCTTTGGTCATGCACGTTTGATTGTCAAAGACTTACGCACCAATATTTTACCTAAAGGAACACCAGCAAAGTCCTTCAAAATCCGTCCAGATGGTAGCTTGCGCTCTGTATCTCATTGGACAGTATAGGTTGCTAATTTTGTTTAAACATTTTGTTTCAATTCATTAACTCAATTAATTGGGAAATTTGTCATGGGAAAAGTAGTAGAAGCCGTCAATAACACCGTTAATCCATTCTATAAAAATGGTGATAGTGGGAACGATGATTTTACAATCTACGGCGCTGGTGAAGCTTATGGAAATGGAGGGAATGACTCCCTAAAAGCCTATGCACTTTACGTTAAGCTTGATGGTGGTTCTGGTAACGACACTATTAAATCTTACTCAGGTAGATCCGATCTTTACGGTGGTTCTGGTAACGATTACATCGAAGCTTGGGGGGTGTCTAACTATATAAATGGTGGCTCAGGTAATGACACCATTAAAGCCTATGCAGCTTCCAATGAAATTTATGCAGGCGAGGGCTACGACAAAATTTATGCCTATGGTGGCTATAACAAAATAGACGCTAATGATGACGGACTGGCTGACTATATCTATGCTCAAGGTGGTTACAACAATATAGATGCGGGTTGGGGAAATGACACCATCACTGCTTATGGTGGTTATAACGATATAGATGCAGGAAATGGCAATGACACCATCACTGCTTATGGTGGCTATAACAAGATTTATGCCCGTTCCGGTTCTGACACGATAAAAGCTTACGGTGGCGGTAACGAAATTGATGCTAATGATGACGGCAATGCTGACAATATCTACGCTGAAGGCGGCGCTAATATTATTGATGCGGGTTGGGGTAATGACACCATCACTGCTAAAGGCGGTTACAACGACATAGATGCCGGAAGTGGCAATGATACCATTACTGGCGAAGGTGGTTATAACAAAATTTATGCTCGTTCGGGCAATGATACCGTCACTGCTAAAGGTGGCTATAACAAAATTTATGCAGGCTCAGGTTACGACACAATCAAAGCCTACGGTGGCGGTAATGAAATTGATGCCAATGATGACGGACTTGCTGACAATATCTACGCTGAAGGTGGTGCTAACGTTATTTATGCAGGTTCGGGTAATGACACCATCACTGCTAAAGGTGGTGTTAACGTCATTGATGCCGGAAATGGCAACGATACCATCACTGCTGAAGGTGGTTATAACAAAATTTATGCCCGTTCCGGTTCTGACACAATCAAAGCCTACGGTGCTGGCAACGAAATTGATGCCAATGATGACGGACTTGCTGACAATATCTATGTTGAAGGCGTTGCTAATATTATTGATGCAGGTTGGGGTAATGACACCATCACTGCTAAAGGCGGTTACAACGATATAGATGCAGGAAATGGCAATGATATCATTACTGCTTATGGTGGCTATAACAAAATTTACGCCCGTTCCGGTTCTGACACAATTAAAGCTTACGGTGGCGGTAACGAAATTGATGCCAATGATGACGGCAATGCTGACAATATCTACGCTGAAGGCGGCGCTAACATTATTGATGCGGGTTGGGGTAATGACACCATTACTGCTAAAGGCGGTTACAACGATATAGATGCCGGAAATGGCAATGATACCATCACTGCGGAAGGTGGTTATAACAAAATTTACGCCCGTTCGGGTAATGATACCATCACTGCTAAAGGTGGCTATAACAAAATTTATGCAGGTTCTGGTTATGACACGATAAAAGCCTACGGTGGCGGTAACGAAATCGATGCCAATGATGACGGACTTGCTGACAATATCTACGCTGAAGGCGGCGCTAACGTTATTTATGCAGGTTCGGGTAATGACACCATCACTGCTAAAGGTGGTGTTAACGTCATTGATGCCGGAAACGGTAACGACACTATTACTGCTTACGGTGGCTATAACAAAATTTACGCCCGTTCAGGTTCTGATACGATAAAAGCCTACGGTGGCGGTAACGAAATTGATGCCAATGATGACGGCAATGCTGACAATATCTACGCTGAAGGTGGCGCTAACGTCATTTATGCAGGTTCGGGTAATGATACCATCACTGCTAAAGGCGGTGTTAACGTCATTGATGCCGGAAATGGCAACGATAACATCACTGCTGAAGGTGGTTATAACAAAATTTACGCCCGTTCCGGTTCTGACACGATAAAAGCCTACGGTGCTGGCAACGAAATTGATGCCAATGATGACGGACTTGCTGACAATATTTACGTTGAAGGCGTTGCTAACGTTATTAATGCTGGTTCTGGTAATGACGACATAGAAGCTTACGGTGGTGCTAATGTCATTGATGCTGGTAATGGTAACAATGTAATCGTTGCTTACGGTGGCGCTAACGTCATTAATACTGGTTCTGGTAACGACGACATAGAAGCTTACGGTGGTGCTAATGTCATTGATGCTGGTAATGGTAACAATGAAATCATTGCTGCGGGTCTTGCCAATGTAATTACTACAGGTTCGGGTACTGACACCATCATGGCGGCTGGTGGTGCTAACGTAATTCAATCCGGTTCAGGAGATGACACAGTTGTTGCTGGTGGCGGACTAAATGTCGTTCTCTCCGGTTCGGGAGATGACACAGTTATTACTAGTGGTGCTGCTAACGTTGTTTACGATTCTGGTGGTAACAACCAGATATATGGGCTTGCTCTTGGCAATGTGTTTGTCAAAACTGGTAGCGGTACTGACACTATGGCTGCTATTGGTGGAGCAAACGTTTTTGCCAAGATTGGTAGCGGTAACACCAATATGTATGCTGGTGGCGCTTACAATATCCTCACCAAAGTTAGCGATAGCTATGACCAAGACACGATGATTGCGATTGGTGAAGGAAATTTAGTCACCAAAGTAGGTCATGGTTCATCAACAATAGTTGGTGTTGGTTTATATAATGTTCTGACTTCCTGGGGTGATAGCAAAGACCTCATCGTTGGTGTTGGTCAAATCAATGCCTTGATTGGTGGCGGTGCAGATGATATCCTCATTGCTGCTGGTATGGGGAATATTGCTTTCGGTGATTCCCTGGGAATAGATTTGAATGGTTTTGGTTCCAATGAAACCAACACTGCTGGTAGTGATGCTAGAACCGATGAAGTTGATACTGGTGTCGATTGGGAAAATGCTGGTAATGTCGATACAACTGAGCAAGTCACCGGAAATGATGTGATTGTCACCCTTGGACAATACAACGCGGCTGTAGGTGATGCAGGTGCGGATATTGTTGTTGCTGGGGGAATGTACAACTTTGTTTATGGAGACAGTTTAAATCAAGGTTGGACTTTAGATTCGATTCAAATTCCTGGTCTTGACGATTTAACGCCAGATATTGATTGGGCGTATCTGGCTAGTTACATACCAGATGTTAATTTCCAAGTTCCCAGTATTGATTTTAATCTTTCCAATCTTAATTTCAATCTTCCCAGTATTAACTTAAGTTTTGCAGATTTCAATCTTCCAGACTTGAGTCTTTTGAATGTGGATATTCCAGATATTGATTGGGCAAGTTTATTCGATATTAGCTTCGGAACTTTGGATTTATCTATTCTAAATTTTAGTTTAGAGCAACTCCTGAATATCGATCTTGACCTTGATATTCCAGATTTCAGTTTTGACCTGGATTTTGATTTTAATCTTTCTGATTTTGACTTCTCTTTAGGCGACTTTGGATTTGGTTCGCTTTCTATTCCCGATATCTCTTTACCAAGCTTTACTTTACCTAGTTGGGAATTACCAAGTTTTACTATACCAGTAGTGGATCTTGATGTTCCGAGCCTGGGTATTCCTAATTTCACCATACCAAGTATTTCTCTACCTAGTTTTTCCCTTCCCGATTTCTCGAATTTTTCTCTACCAGATATTGATATATCCATACCTGGTTTATCTTTTCCCAATTTTGATTTGTCTCGATTCAACTTTGATTTTTACAACAATAACGGCGACATTCTGGTTGCAGCAGGTAAACTGAATGTTGTTGGTGGTGCATTGGGAGATGACATCATTGTTAGTGCTGGTCAAAGTAATGTCATGTTTGGCGGTGCTGGTAATGACTTAATGTTTGGTGCTGGTCAAACTAATCTTGTCTTGGGTGACGAAGGTAATGACTTAATCTTAAATGCTGGGAAATCGAACTATATTCTTAGCGGTAGCGATGACGATACTATCCTCGTTGCTGGACAAACTAACGTTGTGCTGGCTGGTAGCGGCAATGATATTGTGTTCTCTCTTGGTAAAAGCAATAATATTCTCGCTCAAGAGGGCGATGATATTGTTATCGGTTTAGGTGAAAGTAACCGAGTTAGCGGTGGTGATGGCAATGACGTATTACTAGCTGGTGGTAAGTCGAATATCTTCCTGGGTGGGGCTGGCGATGACATTATCGTTGGTATTGGTCAAAACAATACCATATTTGGCGATCGCGGCAATGACTGGATGATTGCAGCAGGAAGTAATAACAAGTTCCTCGATTTCTTTGGCGATAATACAGTTATTAGCGTTGGTTCCAGCAATACTATCTATACCTTTGAAGGCGATGATGTTATCTTTGCTGGCGGTAAGAAAAATTCTGTGAGTACTGGTGACGGTGATGATGTGATTGTTGCCATTAGCCAAACTAACAGTCTCAGTGGTGGTTATGGTAGCGACTTAATTGTTGCTGGGGGACAAAACAACTATGTCTATGGAGAAGGCTTACTAGATAGTTGGAATATAGACTCAGTTCAGCTTCCTAATGTTGACGACTTCATCCCAGATATCCCCGATTTTAATTTGGATTTGGAAGCCTTGCTCCCGGATATTAATTGGGATAGCTTGATAAATTTCAGCCTTGGTTCTCTAACTTTACCCAGCCTTCTGGGTCTTGACTTCAGTCTTGATATTTCAGATATCAATTTTGACCTAGACTTTGACTTTAATCTTGCTGATTTTGACTTCTCTTTAGATGACTTTGGATTTGGTTCTCTCTCAATTCCCAATGTTTCTTTGCCTAACTTTGAAATTCCAGATTTCAATTTAGCAGAAACATTCAACATTACGTTACCAAATCTTACTCTTCCTAGCTTTAATCTTCCTGATTTCTCCTCATTTAACTTATCTTTACCGGATTTCTCCTTACCAACTGTTTCTCTTGCCCAATTACCAACATTAAATTTACCAAATCTAAACTTACCTAGTTTTTCTTTACCTGACTGGTCAAATATCACTCTCGATTTGTCTAGATTCGACTTTGATTTTGGTCAGGATAACGGCGATATTCTGGTTGCAGCAGGTAAACTCAACGTTGTTAGCGGTGCCTTTGGAGATGATGTACTTGTGAGCGCCGGTCAGAATAATATCATCTTGGGTGGTGAAGGTAACGACTTAATATTAGGCGCTGGTAAAAACAATGCTGTACTCAGTGATGAGGGTAATGACTTAATATTCAGTGCTGGGAAATCTAACTACATTTTAAGCGGTAGCGACGACGATACTATCTTCGCTGCTGGAGAAACTAATATCATAGCTGCTGGTAGTGGCAATGACCTCATCATTTCCGTTGGGAAAACTAACAATATCCTCGCTCAAAGCGGTAACGATATTGTCATCGGTTTAGGTGAAAGTAACAGAATTAGCGGTGGTGATGGTGACGATATTTTACTTGCTGGTGGAAAGTCGAATATTTTCCTCGGTGGCGAAGGCAATGACACGATTTTTGGTGTCGGTCAAAGTAACATTGTCTTCGGTGGTAATGGCGATGACTGGATGCTTGCAGGTGGAAAATCCAACTACTTCATTGATTTCTACGGCAAA contains the following coding sequences:
- a CDS encoding toxin-activating lysine-acyltransferase; the protein is MQLLSVSENKNLETTTLERKEANIAPSFSAQQRLQMIGSITHLMMSSQLHQKYKIVDIVERFVPALIHNQFRYYEINGNPIGFVNWAWLSDEVEQKFITGKYVLHLDEWLGGNNLWFPEFVAPFGHARLIVKDLRTNILPKGTPAKSFKIRPDGSLRSVSHWTV
- a CDS encoding calcium-binding protein encodes the protein MGKVVEAVNNTVNPFYKNGDSGNDDFTIYGAGEAYGNGGNDSLKAYALYVKLDGGSGNDTIKSYSGRSDLYGGSGNDYIEAWGVSNYINGGSGNDTIKAYAASNEIYAGEGYDKIYAYGGYNKIDANDDGLADYIYAQGGYNNIDAGWGNDTITAYGGYNDIDAGNGNDTITAYGGYNKIYARSGSDTIKAYGGGNEIDANDDGNADNIYAEGGANIIDAGWGNDTITAKGGYNDIDAGSGNDTITGEGGYNKIYARSGNDTVTAKGGYNKIYAGSGYDTIKAYGGGNEIDANDDGLADNIYAEGGANVIYAGSGNDTITAKGGVNVIDAGNGNDTITAEGGYNKIYARSGSDTIKAYGAGNEIDANDDGLADNIYVEGVANIIDAGWGNDTITAKGGYNDIDAGNGNDIITAYGGYNKIYARSGSDTIKAYGGGNEIDANDDGNADNIYAEGGANIIDAGWGNDTITAKGGYNDIDAGNGNDTITAEGGYNKIYARSGNDTITAKGGYNKIYAGSGYDTIKAYGGGNEIDANDDGLADNIYAEGGANVIYAGSGNDTITAKGGVNVIDAGNGNDTITAYGGYNKIYARSGSDTIKAYGGGNEIDANDDGNADNIYAEGGANVIYAGSGNDTITAKGGVNVIDAGNGNDNITAEGGYNKIYARSGSDTIKAYGAGNEIDANDDGLADNIYVEGVANVINAGSGNDDIEAYGGANVIDAGNGNNVIVAYGGANVINTGSGNDDIEAYGGANVIDAGNGNNEIIAAGLANVITTGSGTDTIMAAGGANVIQSGSGDDTVVAGGGLNVVLSGSGDDTVITSGAANVVYDSGGNNQIYGLALGNVFVKTGSGTDTMAAIGGANVFAKIGSGNTNMYAGGAYNILTKVSDSYDQDTMIAIGEGNLVTKVGHGSSTIVGVGLYNVLTSWGDSKDLIVGVGQINALIGGGADDILIAAGMGNIAFGDSLGIDLNGFGSNETNTAGSDARTDEVDTGVDWENAGNVDTTEQVTGNDVIVTLGQYNAAVGDAGADIVVAGGMYNFVYGDSLNQGWTLDSIQIPGLDDLTPDIDWAYLASYIPDVNFQVPSIDFNLSNLNFNLPSINLSFADFNLPDLSLLNVDIPDIDWASLFDISFGTLDLSILNFSLEQLLNIDLDLDIPDFSFDLDFDFNLSDFDFSLGDFGFGSLSIPDISLPSFTLPSWELPSFTIPVVDLDVPSLGIPNFTIPSISLPSFSLPDFSNFSLPDIDISIPGLSFPNFDLSRFNFDFYNNNGDILVAAGKLNVVGGALGDDIIVSAGQSNVMFGGAGNDLMFGAGQTNLVLGDEGNDLILNAGKSNYILSGSDDDTILVAGQTNVVLAGSGNDIVFSLGKSNNILAQEGDDIVIGLGESNRVSGGDGNDVLLAGGKSNIFLGGAGDDIIVGIGQNNTIFGDRGNDWMIAAGSNNKFLDFFGDNTVISVGSSNTIYTFEGDDVIFAGGKKNSVSTGDGDDVIVAISQTNSLSGGYGSDLIVAGGQNNYVYGEGLLDSWNIDSVQLPNVDDFIPDIPDFNLDLEALLPDINWDSLINFSLGSLTLPSLLGLDFSLDISDINFDLDFDFNLADFDFSLDDFGFGSLSIPNVSLPNFEIPDFNLAETFNITLPNLTLPSFNLPDFSSFNLSLPDFSLPTVSLAQLPTLNLPNLNLPSFSLPDWSNITLDLSRFDFDFGQDNGDILVAAGKLNVVSGAFGDDVLVSAGQNNIILGGEGNDLILGAGKNNAVLSDEGNDLIFSAGKSNYILSGSDDDTIFAAGETNIIAAGSGNDLIISVGKTNNILAQSGNDIVIGLGESNRISGGDGDDILLAGGKSNIFLGGEGNDTIFGVGQSNIVFGGNGDDWMLAGGKSNYFIDFYGKETIVSIGEGNYIYTFDDDDTIFSNGIKNKIDSGDGNDTITTNDIYSKVNAGSGNDLISAGGYYNTFDAGDGDDVIISDGEYNTIAGGSGNDLFLAGGNNNTFIGGAGDDTYAFDNWNFESYFSSGLIAYVDNQGDDLTTDTLLFGTTFSADSIIFKQSETDSLALEVNILNANQTIVLQNWFADESQRIDTFQFSDGVSLQQNEVQGLVEALNYQVDNTEANDFTLYQESESAKFYLWGQNSIFDSTQSTYVITHGWQSNGVTDSDFADLAESIAKYNPNANIFFTDWTDLAGNYNYKASADDTAIIGLQLGEFLKNLGVDFQNTTLIGHSLGAHVSGIATDTYDSLTGNALNTVIALDPAGPMFEYGLKQESERLDASDASRVVALHSSSVLGYDDAIAGLDVYLNWDDSFQPGQSSFIGNHTYPIELLANLYQGSSYTQNNNSVFELNDLFALEGSQYISTTAANNTLLA
- a CDS encoding RNA ligase family protein, translated to MSYDFSVRSCDLNKLNSMTKYPSIPTYHALGDKGRLLDEFVRFNGEITLTEKVDGTNSRIIMLPDGNYILGSREELLFAKGDLIGNPALGIVNALRSVADLLPQSEHNIIVVYLELYGGKVTAASKQYTAKQNVSWRLFDVAVITDIVTLFTKSVQQLAAWRDNGGQTFLDEDQLKKASIEFGFELTPRLATVEALPISIEETYEFLQQMLPTTKVALDEGAGGRAEGIVARTYERSAIAKIRFEDYERHTKRRQ